cgggaaagggttaatgcgATCCTTTTTTGTTTACTTTGGTTACTGTTTTACTCGTTTTCCGATGGGGTTAAAATTATGTTGTGCTTTTCTTACCTACCACCACATGAACAAAGTGGGTAGTAATATACCTGATATTTTATCTTCGCTGGGTTCCGATGAGTAAACAACAAAGTTTCGCACATCAGATATTGAGAAGAAATAATGAGAATTTTCGCGTGAATTGTGATTTTTATTCATGTATCTCAGCCTCACTTAACTTATAATGGCAAACAACAGTCCTGTGCTGACTGTGGGTGTTCCGAGCGCTGGTAAGACAAAACTTTTCCAACAGCAGCTACAACAGGCGATCTCAAGTGACATCCTGGATGATTTGGCCAGCAAATTCATCATCAATGTTCCAGTGAAGGAACGCGAAAATCTCATCCGTATCTGTTTCCAAATAGAATTGGCACACTGGTTTTATTTGGACTTTTATTGTGTGAATCAGAAACCAAAATGTGGCATGAAACAGTTCACGTTTCAGGTGTTCCAGGTAAATTGTGTTGAAatacgttttttgttttttttaatggacACCATTGGGTTTTCAGCATATTCCCTTTCTCCAGCCTCACTTGGCGGTTGTTGATAAAATCCTAGAAGACTGGAAACAGTACAAACTGTCGGTTCCGACGTACGGAGCGATTTTAATATCGGAAGATATGAAATACGTATTGCTGGTTCAATCATTTTGGGCGAAATCATCGTGGGGATTCCCTAAgggaaaaatcaatgaaaacgaggaGCCACTTCACTGCGCTATCCGTGAGGTCTACGAGGAGACTGGCTATGACATTAAAAATCTCATTATGCccgatgaatacatcgaattgGTCATCAATTATCAGTACACGAGGCTTTATTTGGTTTGCGGAGTTCCGCTATCGACGTTGTTCATTCCACGAACAAGAAACGAAATCAAATGCTGTGAGTGGTTTCCCATCGATCTACTTCCTGTGACTAAGAATGCAAATTTTATTAAGGGCACCCAAAGTTTGAATGGAAACTCGTTTTTTATGATATTCCCATTTCTGAAGccactgaagaaaaagttggaaaaatttCAGAAGAACAAAAACAGAACCGGACATAATAATTCTCCAGTTTTTGGATCGGTCGgtaaatcaaacaaatttgagGATTTTAAAGTGACAAATTCGGCAGGAAATGTTGGAATGGATAATCGCCAGCGACAGAGGCACAAATCGATGGGAGAAATAGAACAGCAGCGGTCCAAGTCGAGTGGAGGACAATATTATAACGTCGCCAATCAGCAGCCGATTAAACACATCCACAATGCTAAGGAAACCGTTGCCGGAAAGGGAGGAGAAATGCAAGTAAGCAATGCGGCATCGAATAAAAAATCTCACAAGAAGCAAATTAACCATGACCATGGAACATTCGGAACAAGTGCTGGAACCAGTAATTCAGGGGGAGGAAAGATGCCAATAAAGAAAAAGTTATTTGAGGTTGCGGTTGACACTGAACAACGGTTGCCAGCGAGTAACTCTAGCGACGACCATTTAGCTATGTTTAATGAAAACAAGGCGTGGAGGGGTTTCAGACTTGACTACagtaaatttttttaatataagtgtttcaattgatttttcattgttcgtaaggttttttttgtatgtacATGATAACCAGATAACATGAAATTCTGAATCgtag
The Toxorhynchites rutilus septentrionalis strain SRP chromosome 2, ASM2978413v1, whole genome shotgun sequence genome window above contains:
- the LOC129767678 gene encoding m7GpppN-mRNA hydrolase-like, which codes for MANNSPVLTVGVPSAGKTKLFQQQLQQAISSDILDDLASKFIINVPVKERENLIRICFQIELAHWFYLDFYCVNQKPKCGMKQFTFQVFQHIPFLQPHLAVVDKILEDWKQYKLSVPTYGAILISEDMKYVLLVQSFWAKSSWGFPKGKINENEEPLHCAIREVYEETGYDIKNLIMPDEYIELVINYQYTRLYLVCGVPLSTLFIPRTRNEIKCCEWFPIDLLPVTKNANFIKGTQSLNGNSFFMIFPFLKPLKKKLEKFQKNKNRTGHNNSPVFGSVGKSNKFEDFKVTNSAGNVGMDNRQRQRHKSMGEIEQQRSKSSGGQYYNVANQQPIKHIHNAKETVAGKGGEMQVSNAASNKKSHKKQINHDHGTFGTSAGTSNSGGGKMPIKKKLFEVAVDTEQRLPASNSSDDHLAMFNENKAWRGFRLDYSKFF